A genome region from Limimonas halophila includes the following:
- the nth gene encoding endonuclease III yields the protein MSASELTPDEIERFFARLAEVIPAPDSELTYFDPFTLLIAVVLSAQSTDVGVNKATATLFREAATPEAMLELGEEGIKAHIRNLGLYNNKARNVVALCRKLVDEHGGEVPRERAALEKLPGVGRKTANVIRNTAFGEPEIAVDTHIYRVCNRTGLAPGKTVRAVEDALQAVVPARFKKDAHHLLILHGRYTCTARKPRCGQCVVRDVCRYDAKTAG from the coding sequence ATGTCTGCCAGCGAGCTTACCCCCGACGAGATCGAGCGCTTCTTCGCGCGCTTGGCCGAGGTCATCCCCGCGCCGGACAGCGAGCTGACGTACTTTGATCCCTTCACGCTGCTGATCGCGGTCGTGCTCTCCGCGCAGTCCACGGACGTGGGCGTGAACAAGGCCACGGCCACGCTCTTCCGCGAGGCGGCGACGCCCGAGGCCATGCTCGAGCTGGGCGAGGAGGGCATCAAGGCGCACATCCGCAACCTGGGCCTCTACAACAACAAGGCCCGCAACGTCGTGGCGCTGTGCCGCAAGCTGGTGGACGAGCACGGCGGCGAGGTCCCGCGCGAGCGCGCCGCGCTGGAGAAGCTGCCGGGCGTGGGGCGCAAGACCGCCAACGTCATCCGCAACACCGCCTTCGGCGAGCCCGAGATCGCCGTGGACACGCACATCTACCGCGTGTGCAACCGCACCGGCCTGGCGCCGGGCAAGACGGTGCGCGCGGTGGAGGATGCGCTTCAGGCCGTGGTGCCGGCGCGCTTCAAGAAGGACGCGCACCACCTCCTGATCCTGCACGGCCGCTACACCTGCACGGCGCGCAAGCCCAGGTGCGGGCAGTGCGTCGTGCGCGACGTCTGCCGCTACGACGCCAAAACGGCGGGTTGA
- a CDS encoding MarR family winged helix-turn-helix transcriptional regulator produces MQKKLIANKLGALTTLLDDRGRQASGEVSDSGAAALLTLAQRGPHTTTQLAAAIGLSQPACQRLVDKLVTAGLVARRSRTGRAVPLKITKAGKRTAADLQERRLTTLRDAVNVLNKTEKQQLDTLLDAMLARLAQDGDIACRFCDRERCHGSACPVERGDQRAAAE; encoded by the coding sequence ATGCAAAAGAAACTGATCGCCAACAAGCTCGGGGCGTTGACGACCCTGCTGGACGACCGCGGCCGGCAGGCTTCGGGCGAGGTGTCGGACAGCGGCGCGGCGGCGCTGCTCACCCTGGCCCAGCGCGGCCCGCACACCACCACGCAGCTCGCGGCCGCCATCGGGCTGTCGCAGCCGGCGTGTCAGCGGCTGGTGGACAAGCTGGTGACGGCGGGGCTGGTGGCGCGGCGCTCACGCACGGGGCGCGCGGTGCCGCTCAAGATCACCAAGGCGGGCAAGCGCACGGCCGCCGACCTTCAGGAGCGCCGGCTGACGACGCTGCGCGATGCCGTCAACGTGTTGAACAAGACGGAAAAGCAGCAGCTCGACACCCTGCTGGACGCGATGCTGGCGCGGCTGGCGCAGGACGGCGACATCGCCTGCCGCTTCTGTGACCGCGAGCGCTGCCACGGCTCGGCCTGCCCAGTCGAGCGCGGCGACCAGCGGGCAGCAGCGGAATGA
- the nrtS gene encoding nitrate/nitrite transporter NrtS — protein MSVQTKSERPCWWRMAVAPGTVRVATVTALVVGPILTAINQWGALTGGADLNWIKVALTFAVPYAVSTVSAALNACRDAAGS, from the coding sequence ATGAGCGTGCAAACGAAGTCCGAACGGCCCTGCTGGTGGCGGATGGCCGTGGCGCCGGGCACGGTGCGCGTGGCCACGGTAACGGCGCTGGTCGTCGGCCCCATCCTCACGGCCATCAACCAGTGGGGCGCGTTGACGGGCGGCGCCGATTTGAATTGGATCAAGGTGGCGCTGACCTTCGCCGTGCCCTACGCGGTGTCCACCGTGAGCGCGGCGCTGAACGCCTGCCGCGACGCGGCGGGTTCGTAA
- a CDS encoding DUF2244 domain-containing protein translates to MSQTMATPAHEGIETHAHHGDGVVFDAILTPHRSLSRRGFALVMGVFAALSFGVGTAFFLAGAWPVLGLCGLEVLLVYAAFKANFRAARMYETVTVTRDDLTVARVSPRGDAQHWRFQPAWLQVWMDDPPRHDSQLTLRSHGRSLTIGTFLTAHERADFARALRGALDRARQPEPMVG, encoded by the coding sequence ATGTCGCAGACCATGGCTACACCGGCCCACGAGGGCATCGAAACGCACGCCCATCACGGCGACGGCGTGGTGTTCGACGCCATCCTGACGCCGCACCGCTCGCTCTCGCGCCGGGGCTTCGCGCTGGTCATGGGCGTCTTCGCGGCGCTGAGCTTCGGCGTCGGCACGGCCTTCTTCCTGGCCGGCGCGTGGCCCGTGCTGGGGCTGTGCGGGCTGGAGGTCCTGCTCGTCTACGCCGCCTTCAAGGCCAACTTCCGCGCCGCGCGCATGTACGAGACGGTGACCGTCACGCGCGACGACCTGACGGTGGCGCGCGTGAGCCCGCGCGGCGACGCCCAGCACTGGCGGTTTCAGCCCGCGTGGCTGCAGGTGTGGATGGACGACCCGCCGCGCCACGACAGCCAGCTTACGCTGCGTTCGCACGGCCGCAGCCTGACCATCGGCACCTTCCTCACCGCCCACGAGCGCGCCGACTTCGCCCGCGCCCTGCGCGGCGCGCTGGACCGCGCGCGCCAGCCGGAGCCGATGGTCGGCTAG
- a CDS encoding sensor histidine kinase, giving the protein MTGAGALLALAIVMAAAGVGAAAMYRARWLATRERLARTERERADLDALIRDAPAAPLAPQIEAPAADARLREMLGLTRSAAGAEDVRPAFAGRDADALKASFDELSFHGSRFAMTLATADGGRWLMAEGNAGPAGSTVWFTDVTEREEARRHAEARAVSLGEAVDALPLPVWRRGTDLRLAACNRAYADAVQQSARAVVREQVELQDGGDPSAGQALAECARRERAVATAEKRVVLHGERRCLHMSEVPLSDGTFVGMATDRTRADELSHELRRLRQAQQQVLDSLDTGVVVYGADLRVRYANGAVSQIWDVPDSVFAGEPHVTDVIEALRERRRLPEQADFRAYKRDCISRMQNLLEPQTDQLHCPDGRTLQVRMIPHALGGVLVLYDDVTDRLSLERDVNTLMEVQRETIDHLYEGVAVFGADGRLTLCNQAYTRIWHLSPATVAGRPHVRELLDACRDLLPEGRDDWRTRRERLAGRASEPDARGGRMERPDGSVLDWSQVPLPDGQSLFTYLDVTDTTRVERALRERAEALATADRLKSEFIANVSYELRTPLTAIVGFAEILQNQFFGELNTRQEDYARAIVTSSQRLIGLVNDILDLATIEAGYMELERETVSVAQLFDDLYTLAHERARSRGLRLMVSYPPDIGTIEADPRRLKQALFNLLSNAFNFTPDGGQVTLAAERTDGTVRLSVSDTGVGIRDADQARVLEKFERGHPRKGGPGLGLSLVKSLIELHGGRVAIDSQPDAGTRITCELPAEPDSGEHAQTKQVAAS; this is encoded by the coding sequence GTGACCGGGGCCGGCGCGCTCCTGGCATTGGCGATCGTGATGGCCGCCGCCGGCGTGGGTGCGGCCGCGATGTATCGCGCCCGCTGGCTGGCGACGCGCGAGCGGCTGGCGCGCACCGAGCGCGAGCGCGCCGACCTGGACGCCTTGATCCGTGACGCCCCCGCGGCGCCGCTGGCCCCCCAGATCGAAGCGCCCGCCGCCGACGCCCGCCTTCGGGAGATGCTCGGCCTCACCCGCTCCGCCGCCGGCGCCGAGGACGTGCGCCCGGCATTCGCCGGGCGGGACGCCGACGCGCTGAAGGCGTCGTTCGACGAATTGTCGTTTCACGGCAGTCGGTTCGCCATGACGCTCGCCACCGCCGACGGCGGGCGCTGGCTGATGGCCGAGGGCAACGCCGGCCCCGCGGGCTCCACCGTCTGGTTCACCGATGTCACCGAGCGCGAGGAAGCGCGCCGCCACGCGGAAGCGCGGGCGGTGTCGCTGGGCGAGGCCGTCGACGCCCTGCCGCTGCCCGTCTGGCGCCGCGGCACCGACCTGCGCCTGGCCGCCTGCAACCGCGCCTACGCCGATGCGGTCCAGCAAAGCGCCCGGGCGGTCGTGCGCGAGCAGGTGGAATTGCAGGACGGCGGCGACCCCTCGGCCGGGCAGGCGCTGGCGGAATGCGCCCGCCGCGAGCGCGCCGTCGCCACGGCCGAGAAGCGCGTGGTGCTCCACGGCGAGCGGCGTTGCCTGCACATGAGCGAGGTGCCGCTGTCGGACGGAACCTTCGTCGGCATGGCGACGGACCGAACCCGCGCCGACGAGTTGAGCCACGAACTGCGGCGGCTGCGGCAGGCGCAGCAGCAGGTGCTGGACAGCCTGGACACCGGCGTCGTGGTCTACGGCGCCGACCTGCGGGTGCGCTACGCCAACGGCGCGGTGAGCCAGATTTGGGACGTGCCCGACTCCGTTTTCGCGGGCGAGCCCCACGTCACCGACGTCATCGAGGCGCTGCGCGAGCGCCGCCGCCTGCCCGAACAGGCGGATTTCCGCGCCTATAAGCGCGACTGCATATCCCGTATGCAGAATTTGTTGGAGCCGCAGACGGATCAGTTGCACTGCCCGGACGGACGCACGCTTCAGGTGCGCATGATCCCGCACGCGCTCGGCGGCGTGCTCGTGCTCTACGACGACGTGACGGACCGCCTCTCGCTGGAGCGCGACGTGAACACCCTCATGGAGGTGCAGCGGGAGACGATCGACCACCTCTACGAGGGCGTGGCGGTGTTCGGCGCCGACGGGCGCCTGACGCTGTGCAACCAGGCCTACACGCGCATTTGGCACCTGTCCCCGGCCACCGTGGCGGGGCGCCCGCACGTGCGCGAGCTGCTGGACGCCTGCCGCGATCTCCTGCCCGAGGGGCGGGACGACTGGCGAACGCGGCGCGAGCGCCTGGCCGGGCGGGCGAGCGAGCCGGACGCGCGCGGCGGGCGCATGGAACGCCCCGACGGCAGCGTGCTGGACTGGTCGCAGGTGCCGCTGCCGGACGGGCAGAGCCTGTTCACCTACCTGGACGTCACCGACACCACGCGGGTCGAGCGCGCCCTGCGCGAACGCGCCGAGGCCCTGGCGACGGCGGACCGGCTGAAATCCGAGTTCATCGCCAACGTCTCCTACGAGCTGCGCACCCCGCTCACCGCCATCGTGGGATTCGCGGAGATCCTGCAGAACCAGTTCTTCGGCGAGCTGAACACGCGCCAGGAAGACTATGCGCGCGCCATCGTCACCTCGTCCCAGCGCCTCATCGGCCTGGTCAACGATATCCTGGACCTGGCGACGATCGAGGCGGGCTACATGGAGCTGGAGCGTGAGACGGTCTCCGTCGCCCAGCTCTTCGACGATCTCTACACCCTGGCGCACGAGCGCGCGCGCAGCCGCGGCCTGCGGCTGATGGTGTCCTATCCGCCCGACATCGGCACGATCGAGGCCGATCCGCGCCGGCTCAAGCAGGCGCTGTTCAACCTGCTCTCCAACGCCTTCAACTTCACCCCGGACGGCGGGCAGGTGACGCTGGCCGCCGAGCGGACGGACGGCACGGTGCGGCTCAGCGTCAGCGACACCGGGGTGGGCATCCGCGACGCCGATCAGGCGCGCGTGCTGGAGAAGTTCGAGCGCGGCCACCCGCGCAAGGGCGGGCCGGGTCTCGGGCTGTCCCTGGTGAAGAGCTTGATCGAACTGCACGGTGGCCGGGTGGCGATCGACTCGCAGCCCGACGCGGGCACGCGCATCACCTGCGAGCTGCCGGCCGAGCCCGACAGCGGCGAGCACGCGCAAACCAAGCAGGTCGCGGCGTCGTAG
- a CDS encoding magnesium transporter CorA family protein has translation MLRAFSVHEGRLHVEEVDAAAVEALPPEAVWIDLYQPTGPEERLVERALAIDIPTRAEREEIESSSRLYTDSGTSFLTGTIVRSAAAPPESATVTFVLTASRLITVRHADLQAFTAFERDIRRQPQMCTAAPSAFAALLDSIIERIADVLERLRSDLDRLSQEVFAERTKASDHDYRALLGRIGRLGDLVSKARESLLSLSRVTAFARQLDLFDGNRAAASRLMTVAQDIASLTDHAAFLNSKVTFLLDATLGMISIQQNAIIKIFSVVAVIFLPPTLIASIYGMNFEVMPELSWSFGYPLALVLMLISAVLPYVLFKARGWL, from the coding sequence ATGCTGCGCGCCTTCAGCGTCCATGAGGGACGGCTACACGTGGAGGAGGTCGACGCCGCGGCGGTCGAGGCGCTACCGCCCGAGGCGGTGTGGATCGACCTCTACCAGCCCACCGGGCCGGAGGAGCGGCTGGTGGAGCGCGCGCTGGCGATCGACATCCCGACCCGGGCCGAGCGCGAGGAGATCGAGTCCTCCTCCCGCCTCTACACGGACAGCGGCACCTCCTTCCTGACGGGCACGATCGTGCGCAGCGCCGCCGCGCCGCCGGAAAGCGCCACGGTGACCTTCGTGCTCACGGCCTCGCGCCTGATCACCGTGCGCCACGCCGACCTCCAGGCCTTCACCGCGTTCGAGCGCGACATCCGCCGCCAGCCGCAGATGTGCACCGCCGCGCCGAGCGCCTTCGCGGCGCTGCTGGACAGCATCATCGAGCGCATCGCCGACGTGCTGGAGCGCTTGCGCAGCGATCTGGACCGCCTGTCGCAGGAGGTGTTCGCCGAGCGCACCAAGGCCAGCGACCACGATTACCGGGCGCTGTTGGGGCGCATCGGGCGGCTGGGCGATCTCGTCTCCAAGGCGCGGGAAAGCCTGCTGTCGCTCTCGCGCGTGACCGCCTTCGCGCGCCAGCTCGACCTCTTCGACGGCAACCGCGCGGCGGCGAGCCGGCTGATGACGGTCGCCCAGGACATCGCCTCGCTGACCGACCACGCCGCCTTCCTCAACAGCAAGGTCACCTTTCTGCTGGACGCCACGCTGGGCATGATCAGCATCCAGCAGAACGCCATCATCAAGATCTTCTCGGTGGTGGCCGTGATCTTCCTGCCGCCCACGCTGATCGCCAGCATTTACGGCATGAACTTCGAGGTGATGCCCGAGCTGAGCTGGAGCTTCGGCTATCCGCTGGCGCTTGTGTTGATGCTGATTTCCGCCGTGCTGCCCTACGTCCTCTTCAAGGCGCGGGGCTGGCTGTAA